The Chionomys nivalis chromosome 16, mChiNiv1.1, whole genome shotgun sequence genome includes the window ccagatcCACCTCCCCTGTCTATGTCCCAGTGGACCCTCTGGAGTAGGCGGAGCAGGTTAGATAGCTCCCAAGAGTGtaagtatcttagttagggtctttagtactgtgaagagacacctagaccaaggcaactcttagcaatgaaaacatttaattggggtggctcacctacagttcagaggttcagtccattatcaacatggcagGGATCATGGCAGCATGTAGACTGACCTGGTGCTGGAAAaaagctgagagttctccatcttgcaggcaacaggaggtcgactgagacactgggtggtgtcctaagcatagaaaacctcaaagccctcccccacagtGGGCCATGacccacttcaacaaagccacacctcctaatagtgccactccctctaaGCTTATGGGGTCCAGTtgcattcaaatcaccacaataaATGACTTGCTGCAGTGGCCCCAAAAAATGTTCCTGTGCCCACCTGTGAATGGGCTGTCCCATGTGGCAAGGGGGTGGGGGCTTAAAGCTTTAAGATGAGATTGCCCAGGGGGATTCGCAGGTAAGTCACATGCCATTAGGGTCTTAAACTTAATGGATTAgcgaggccagtctagtttaaAGGTGAGTCTATATgagggagaaggaggcagaagtATGGCAGGCTGAGAGAGGTGCTCCCACCATTACGGACGGTGGAGGATGGTGCCGTAACTGTGCGGGTGTCCCCTGGAAGCTGGCCAAGGCAAGAAAACACACTGTCCCCTCAAGGTTTAGGGATGCTGAACATACCATGATGTGAGCATGCTGGACCCACACTGAAGGTGATAAATTTATATTGTATCAAGCTGCTAAACTTGGGACTGTTTGTTACAGCAACCATGAGAAACTAATGCACCTGCCTAAGGCCACAAGTAGAGAGGGAACCACAGCCTTGGGTAGGGCTATTGCTACAGGAGAAGCCAAAAGAGACGGGagtgggtgtgtatgtggtggtgaACTCCAGCAAGCTCTCAGGGGATGTCTGCCTCGCTTCTACCAGTTCTGGGTGAGGGACTGGGAATACAGCTTCCAATCAagcattctctctttttttatgtaTGGAAAAAGTTGAGAACAAGGTCTCTTGATGGTTTCTTGTAATGGCTGCCCCTTAAAGAACCCttagcagtcttctctggtgggtAAATGTCCTTAAGATTTATGCATTTTTCCCTCAAAGGCAGCCCTTGTCACCTTTAGTGAAAGGCCAGGCAGCTTACAATAAAGGCTGAGGATACAGAGAAGCCACTAAAGCTAAGAGCCACAGCAAGGAGCAGGCCCTTCAGGAGGGTCCCTAAGGAGGCAGAGTCCGATTCTGAAAAGCAACAACCGAGcagctctgtcactgtgaacTGTGTGCAGGCTGGGGCGTGACTCAATTGGGTGGGGGGGAGGCTTGCTTAGCACGCAGGAGGCCCTGCAGTGGTTTGCCAGTGCCGTGGAAATCCcgtgtggtagcacaggcctctCATTCTGGCACGCTAGAAGTGAAAAccggaagatcaggagttcaggatCCTCCTCAGCCACACAGTGAGTGTGAGAGGCTTGCCTGAAGAGAAAGAGCGCTGAATAAGGCCGTCAGTCTTGAGTGTGATATGGGCCACGCGCAGTTGTATAAACCTGTCTGTTGTATTCCTAGATCAACCCTCTGAGGAAGGAAGACGAGGGAGTCTACCACTGTCACGCGACCAATGCTATCGGCGAGGCCCAGTCCCACGGCACCGTGACAGTCCTCGATCTGAGCAGATACAAACGTCTCCACTCCTCAGTTCCAGCTGACCTCCTGTGAGGAACACGGTACACATCCCTCGTCATTTCTGTCCCCCTCCCAGTAGCATGAGAGATGCGACTGCTGCTCCGCTgatttctcaatgaaaaccaGGTTGGAGCAGCAGCGTCAGGGCGGGTCATGTCCACCCTCATGGCAGACAGATGAGCAGGAGCCCAGTAGTCACATTCGAGTTTCTGCAAGTTTCTGCTCCAAAGTGATGTCATATTTTTGGGTGGATCATTGGCCATGGCAAGTCACACAACTGTGCTAGGGGGGTgaagtgggacacacacacacacacacacacaccactcaccaGAGCCAAAGGGCAGCCTGATCCTCTCACAGGTATGGGAGTTGCCGTCATGAACAGATAACACTGTCAAGACTGACCAGcaagctgccgtgtgggtgctgggacctgaatccAGGTCtcctgcaagaacagccagtggaCATTCTTAAAagcagaaggatttttttttgtttttgtttttgtttttgtttttcgagacagggtttctctgtggttttggagcctgtcctggaactagctcttgtagaccaggctggtctcgaactcacagtgatccgcctgcctctgcctcccgagtgctgggattaaaggcgtgcgccaccaccgcccggcaagcagaAGGATTTTGCTGTGGTCCTAACCCCTTGCTCCTTTTGACTGCTTTCGCTGGACTGCCTTCTGTAGGGTGTGTGGAGAAATGACAACCATCACCACCATGCAGGGAGTGCCATGGGCATGAGACAGGAGAGTCTTTACACTGGGGAGATTGAAGGAAAGATGTCACCGAGGAAGTGGCGCTGGGGTTGAAGGACAGGTATCTGTAGGCCATCGGAGGTCCtaggaacaaagagagaaaaacatggaAGTGTAAAACCACAGGACTTCAGCAAGGCTGGGAAATCAGATCTTACAAGTTGTATTCCTAATACTCAAGTTTCCTATTACGCATGATACACACAAGGATATGTGTTGTTTTATATCATTTATAATAACGTGGTTTACATCCGCGTCTTGAGCTCCCTCTACAGCAGGCAGGCACTGTTGGCCAGCTCTTGGTTGCGTGCCTCCTGGAATGAAATGCTTACAACCACCGTAAAGCCATCTCGGGGCTTCTTAGGGCTTGAGACGTCCCTGCCTATAAGCTGGAATCTGCTTCCCTGGAATATCTGACCTTTGGTCTTAAATATTCTCAATGCTCCAGGACTGCCCCGCACCCCATCAGCCCTGGCTTCATCCCTCAGTTGAGGAAGGCTTTGGACCCCAGCATCACGTCCTCCACCTCGCATGTAACAAAGATCATTACAACAGAGCGAGCTTCTGCCTCTAacgccccccccccttccttcccAGGCTTCTGGAGACACCGGTCACGATACGATGGCGACATCAAGGAGTGGATCGTTTTGCTCTGTGAAAATCTGGGGAGACTGCCTGTCGATGACTGCTTTTTGTATGGTTTTTAAGAAAGCAAGGCACACTAGATTCTTACGCAGATGTAGTTTTTAGCAGGGCAGACCCTGGGGAGACACATGCATGTAGCTTTTTTATATTTTGGGGATGAATTGTGCTAGAACAATTCTTTTTTAACTCTTTTCGTCCCAGGATGGGTCGCACACTGTGTATTTGTAATTCTAAAGGGCTCAAAACAAGGCATGTGCCGACCGACTCGTGATTTGGTGTCTGTGACTTAGGGGTGCTCTGTGACTGTCATGAAGGGAAGGGGGTCCCTTGCCCTGTCCGAGGTGACTGGGGTGGGTGTTTTCCCTCCTCTGGGTTGTGGTTTCCACCTGTGACCACAGCTTTGGACTGAATGCTCCTCGAGCTCCCTGTGGCCCCACCCTCCTTGAGTGGCGTGGCCCTAGGGAGTAGGGCCCgggcattcttttcaaagttgtcACCTCATTCCTGGCATGGACCGCTCGGGTGgctcttctgctcctccttctccccgTTGTGAGGATTTAGCTGTAGGTAGGACCCTCTGCCAGACTCAGGAGCTGCTTGAGCAAGCCGCACACTTGTTAAACCAGTATTCTCCCAGCAGGCAAACAGCAGACACCTGACTTCTGCTTGGCACACTGAAGAAAGGAAACTGGGTGGTATCTGTAGGTGGTGGGGTGTCCTCACCCAGGCAGAAGCCCCGcttaaggaggaaaagaaaaaagaatatctgCTCTCTGGCCTGCAGGTTCTAGGTTCTAGGGGactactctttcttcctttctttgtttctttctttctatttttatttatttgtttgtttgtttgtttttgagactgagttttattgtagctctggctgtactggaaaataaacccaggtcctttgtaagagcaaaTGTTCTCAACTGCTgctccacctctccagccccctacttgTAGTTTTTAACCAGCCTTAACCATCCACTATTAACCATTTAACCACCCACTATTCCCAGCCTGGTCCTTCTGAGTTTCCTGGACTTACATCTTCATCCATTTTAGTGCATGGAATTTAGTGATTTCTTCACTCACCACTCTGAACTCTCACCTCTCATAGACAGAGTGAGGAATGGGGTCAGGTCCCAGACGGTGCAAGTCGCTAGGTGGGAGAATAGAGTGTGTGCCAGGTGCTCGCCGGCTGTGGCGCGAGAGCTCTCTGGAGGCTGAGCGGCCCGCTGCccaaaagaaatttagaaagagATAACATCCACATGATTTTAATGATAGCATTTTAaacttgtttattattattattattattattgatactTAGTATGCCTAATCTATAACTTCAATTTATCATAGACATATAGGGAGATTAATGTGTTTGCTGTACAAGTGTGTGGTCCTGCATTTGATCCAtccacagaacccacatgaaaaagctggctgtggtggtgcaagccctgcagtcccagaactggggaggtagagatggaTCGATCCCTGGGGCTCGCTGTCTAGACAGCTAAGACTAAGTGGCAGGCTGCCAGcctgtctaaaaaaaatgtcagttCTAAAGAATGACATCTGAGGTCACACTTCCACACTCATGTGTGCACCTGCACGCTGGGTACCTGTATACTTGCACACTTATTCTCCTGCACGAACAGGTACACGCATACAGATGAAACACAGTCGGAAAAGGTGTCCTTGTGGAGTCTTGGGATGTATGCTTCACAGAGAAGGGGGTCCTCAGTGATTCTATAGCCTATATTCAACTCCAAAGGTGTTCACTTTTTATCCTAAGCCACCAAAGAGCTGGGCTTTAGTACGATGGATATTTTTGCAACAGGCTTTGCGATGAAATTAATTCCTATCTTTAGAAAATGCTACCCTCCTGTCCCCCTAGATTGAGGACGTAGGCCAGACAATCAGAGTCACCCAGGAGGGAACGGTCTCATCTGATAGCTATTCTTATTCTCAGCCTTCACGGGGGCCCCATGAACGTTAAACCAGGGAGTGGGTATTAtgtgatattttaattaattaagggAAACCACATTGCTCTGGTGTCTGTGGTTTAATGCATTCAGGATATGGAGTCCAGCACCGTGCTTGCCTCAGTGGCTCAGTGGGGACAGCTCCTCTCCCCTGGAGTATGGATGCCATTATAGGTCAGGGCTGCCTGTGAGCTCTGACTTGGTGGCCTCCTGGCCGAGAAGTGCCTGGTTCCCACAGGCAGAGAGTTCTCACAGTGCCTATCACTGGCTGACTGTAAAGTCCCTGGGAGGATGTGTCAGGGTAGACACAGACAGCATCATTTGACAGAAGAGAGACATATGCGCATGTCCACTGGGGTCCTGGAACCAGTGCCCTGAGGTTAGCGAGGGATGGCTGTATCGTGTGTCTTTTGCTTCTGgcctccctcctccatcagttaggAAGCCGACTGTTTCTGTCCAGTTCCCTGCTGCAGCCCCAGCACCTAACACAATTTCCAGcccacagagaaacacttaatCAAAGGTGCTGAGTGAGGGAATAGGCAAACTGATCCCCTTTCCCTTGCTCCTAAGCCTgctcctccagcaaggttccctgtttgcctcccctccctcccacccccacaagtTCTCATATACTCAAGCATAGCCTCAAATTTGATTGATATGTGTCCCAAGGTGACCATGAACTTATGGTGCTCCTGATTCCACTTCTAgggtgcttggattacaggtgtgtgccaccatgcctgattatATGTGGtactgaggaccaaacccagtGTTTCGTGCGTGCTAAACAAATACTCTAttagctgagctatctcccccaGCTCAAGGCTCCCTTCTGCAGCAGCTGGCAATCCCCGCCCCCACACACTGGTTACCCCAAACAAAAGGGGTACCTTTGACTCCCCTCTGGCACCATCTGTCATCTTCTTACCTTACCCCGCTTCCTGGCTGGTCGGGATCCCCCTTGTGCCACACCCTGCTCAAGCTAGTGTTATGGTGGCAAAGCAACAGTGTCCTACACAATCTGCCCCAGGTCCATTATCCACATGGAAATAGAGTGACCTTTAGACTTTGAATCTGAGCTGATCCTTTTATGACTGCCAGGGCTTCCTTAGGGTACAGGCAGAGTGCTCTAACTCCTGACTAcctacccctcccccccaagcctCCCTGTTCCTGTGGGAACAGTTTACTCTGCCTAGCTGCTTAGCAAATGACTGGCGGCATCCCAGGGGAGGGGTGCTCTGTATGAGCCGGTGCCTTGTGGATACATCTTCCAGGGGACCCCTGAGGACAGACAGGAGCTCCAGATGAGCCGGTGCACTCTGACATCTTGGTCACTGCATTCCCACTTGCCCCTGCCCTTGTCACCCCGTTCTGTAATTGTCTTACTTGCAGACTGAACTCCCAGCAGGCCGTCTTCTCTGATTCACGTTCTCCCAATGGTCCcaaaaggattgttttttctctttcagatCAATGAAGGATCTGAGCAAACTAGTGGAAGCAGGGACCACCAGAGGTCAGCCTTGTACCCACGATGATGCCAGCCCACATGGAAGTGCCTTGGGGGCATGAGGCTGATTAGGGCAGGTGTGACTGAGCACTGTTGTGGATTGGGGGCCACAGACTTGAGCTTAAAGATTTGAACCACTCCTTTGTCCGGTTCCTAGAGCATGCTCGTGGAAAACTGACCCAAATAAGCGCTTTGCTAAGCCTCCCAGAGCCAGAGTGATGGCTCCaaggttaggagcacttgctgctcttccagagaacctgagttcagttttagCGCTCACGTCAGGCAGCTTACAAGCCGCCTGTAACTCTGACTCCAGGATGGtatttgatgtcctcttctggcttctgcaggcacccatacacacaggtacacacacagacaggcaccaatacacacaggtacacacacagacaggcacccgtacacacaggtacacacgcagacaggcacctgtacacacaggtacacacacagacaggcacctgtacacacaggtacacaaacagacaggcacctgtacacacagttacacatgcagacaggcacctgtacacacacatacaggcaccatgcacacaggtacacacacagacaggcatccatacacacaggtacacacacatacaagcacatacatacacacaaatgtttttaaataaaaaaagcccCTCAATTTCCACTgcttatggaaaaataaataaatacaaaccaaCTGCCTTCCTTTACAGTACTGTTTTAAGGTCAAAGCAGTGCATGAAGGCACCTGGCATAGCACTTGGCCAAGGATGAGCGTGGTAGGAGTCTGGAGGAAGGATGAGTGGATGCATGCATGGCTTTCAAACTACAGTATCTTCCAGCTCAACCTTGCAGGCCATGTGCCAGACTGAAGGTCGAGGCCCGAGGAAACCCCCGTTCCTTGTCTGAGAGGACACAGCCTATCCTGAGTCTATCCTGTAGGGAACACATGGCAGTGGGGTGTGAAGTGGCCCGTCACACTGTGTCCACATTTCTTCAGGGAGAAGACATGAGTAGCTGTGCTCATCCTGTTCTCgtctttctcccttttccattTAGTCTGAATGCCCAGGCCCTGGGATGATAGCAGCTACGTTTAGGGTGTGTTTTTACAATTTAGCTATCACTTCTCTGGGAGGCTGAGATGGGTCAGCCAAGCAGACAGTGAAGATAAACCGTCATAATCAGAAACCCTCACTACAGTGTGATGGGGTTACAGtatggctgcagagatggctgcaAGGGCCTCTTAAGAGAAATACATGGAGGAGATTGAGCCAAGGCTATGTCAGCCCTAGAGAAGTCTCACAGGAAGGGAGATGTGAGACCCAAACAAACCTTCAACCCTCAAGAAGCCGTTTCAGACCAAACCCAAGTCCTGGCCATCATTACAACAGCGAAGGAAGGTGGAGATACAGTTCCACTGGTAGAGACTGTTTAGCGTGCACAAAGCCCTGAATTTGATCCACAGCACCTCGTAACACTGGTTGTGGtgttacacacctgtaatcccagcactcaggaggtggaagcaggaataccaaaagttcaagggcatccttgtctacacagcaagttctgaaaaacaaaatcattttgatTGCAGGTTGTTGGAAAGATAACCAGGGCATAGCACTCAGAGCGTAGCATTTTCTAAGTGCTCACAGACAGTAGCTTTCATGGGTAGGACATTCAAAGACTGTAGCATTCACAGAGTGTAGTGTTCATAGACTGTAGCATTAACAGACTGTAACATTCACAGAGTGTAGTCTTCATAGACTGCAGCATTCACAGACTGTAGCGTTCACACGCTGTACATTTACAGACTCTACCATTCACAGACTGCAGAATTCACAGAGTGTAGCATTCACAGGTATGGCATTCACAACAAGCAGACTTAAAAACTTGGAAGAATTTGTAAGCACCATAAACTACAACAGAAGACAAGGAGACAGCTGGGCTTCAGCTTCTCACCTTCCATGAcgtccacagtgtgtgtgtgtgtgtgtgtgtgtgtgtgtgtgtgtaagcatcaaaggtggCAATAGAGAACTCTGAGGAACAAAGCTAGCAAACCCTCCTTGTGAGGTGACTCAGTAGTGGTTAGGAGGATGACAGTGAAAGCCCCTAAATAATATGGACTTTCTCTGGCCAGAACTATAGCAATATTCCCTGGGTCTTTGTATATCAGTCAAGAAATCAAAGAGAAGCCCAGAAACTTAGGGTAGGAGGGGCCAGATGACTACCTGGGTCCTCTAAGGCCCAGAGATAGTAAAAtgttcaggagagagaaaaaaaaaatcaagacagatTTGCAAATAGAGcttatcttaattttaaaatgaagttaattCCCATACCCTAATTAAGAGTACAATTCGGTAGTAAATCAGGACAATTGCAACGTCGTACAACCACGTCCACTGCCCAATTCCACAACATTTTCAAGACCTCCTCAAGAGGAGCCCAGTATCCAGAAACAGTcattcccctcttcccctccccccagtccctgCTGGCCACTGCTCCGCTTTCTACTACAGATACAAGTTTGGGCATTTCAGCACAAAGcggtcttctttctccctgcgtTCTGTGCTCAGGCTCATCCATGCTGCACCTGGATCAATTCACCATTCCTCTGTATGGCTACAGTCAACCACTTTAAATACACCTTTAGCGACTCCTAAGGTGTCCTGACAATAACTGGAAGGTCATCAGTGAGGCTGGGACACTCTAAGCCCAGCCACCATCTGTACTTTAAAAAGAACAGCTCTGACTTAACCACTTTATTTGCTGACACTCCTTGTAACACTTCATTTGGAACTCGGGCTAAAGTCAAATTTTTTCATCTGCTGGCGGGATGTCGTGGAACTGCAGGACATGGCTGGGCCTCCAAGGTGGCCAATCTCAGGAGTTCTTCTCTGGAACCTTGATGGTGACAGTCTTCACCTCCGTGTAGGCTCTAAGCCCGTCTTCCCCCAGCTCCCTCCCGTTGCCGGATTCCTTAAAGCCTCCAAACGGCGTGTGGCAGGTGACGATATTGTAGGTGTTCACCCACACTGTCCCAGCTTGCAGGGCCTGAGAGAAGTATAAGGCCTTGTCCAGGTCTCTGGTGAACACAGCCGCAGCCAGGCCATACCTGGTGTTGTTGGCCCTCTGAATCACTTCCTCGATCTTCTTGAACTTGAACAGAGGCTGCACGGGCCCAAAGATCTCCTCTCTGGCGATCTTCATGTCGTCCTGCACATCACCAAAGACTGTGGGCTTGATGAAGAAGCCACGATCCCCAAAACGCTCCCCACCGCAGAGAAGTTTTGCCCCCTCCTTCTGACCAGCCCGGATGTAGCCCAGGATTCGTTCAAACTGCTCCTTGTCCACCTGAGGCCCCTGTTGGGTGTCCAGTTCAAAGGGGTTCCCCACTTTCCTCTGCTTGGCCTTCTCCACAGTCCTCTCGAGAAACTCCTCATAGATGGATTCTTCCACAAATGTCCGGGAACCCGCACAGCAGCACTGGCCCATGTTAAAGAAGAGGGCTTCGTGACACTGGTCTACTGCATGAGCCATGTCAGCGTCTGCCAACACGATGCTGGGGCTCTTCCCACCCAGCTCCAAGGTGACTCTCTTGAGGTTGGAGTCCCCAGCAGCTTTCTGGATCAGGTGGCCCACCTCGGTGGAGCCCGTGAAGGCAACTTTATCCACATCCATATGCCGGGCTATAGCTGCCCCTGCGGTGGGGCCATAGCCAGTGATGATGTTCACCACTCCCGGGGGAAACCCCGCCTCCTTGACGAGGGAGGCCAAGTACAGGGCAGAAAGCGGGGTTTGCTCTGCCACCTTCATGACCACAGTGTTGCCTGTAGCGAGAGCCGGGGCCAGCTTCCAGCCTTGCATGACCAGTGGGAAATTCCATGGGATTATCTGGCCGCAGACACCCACTGGCTCATGCCGGGTGAAGCAGAAATGCTCGCCATCCATAGGGATGGTTTTACCATGCCACTTGTCAGCCCAGCCAGCAAAGTAACGGTACACCTTGATGACCTCATCCAGGTCTAAGACATAAGACTCCTGGAAAGGTTTCCCATTATCCAAGGTCTCCAAAGAGGCCAAGTACACCCGATCCCGTTCCACAAGATCAGCCAAACGGTTCAACAGCCGGCCCCGCTCTGAGGCATCCATTCTGCGCCACGGGGACCCCAGACGGAAGGCCTCCCGGGCTGCTTTCACGGCCAGGTCCACATCTGCCCGGTCACCTTCGGCCACGTGCCCGATGACCTCGCCTGTGGTGGGGTTCACTGTGGGGAAGGTCTTTTTGCTGACCGCGTCACGCCACTCATTGTTGATGAACAGCTGGTTGTAGCGAATCTCTGGGTTTGGGATTGGGTTCGGGAGAGCAGCTAAGGTAGAGTACGAGGGG containing:
- the Aldh1b1 gene encoding aldehyde dehydrogenase X, mitochondrial, whose product is MLSVRFLAHRLLCLQGRTPSYSTLAALPNPIPNPEIRYNQLFINNEWRDAVSKKTFPTVNPTTGEVIGHVAEGDRADVDLAVKAAREAFRLGSPWRRMDASERGRLLNRLADLVERDRVYLASLETLDNGKPFQESYVLDLDEVIKVYRYFAGWADKWHGKTIPMDGEHFCFTRHEPVGVCGQIIPWNFPLVMQGWKLAPALATGNTVVMKVAEQTPLSALYLASLVKEAGFPPGVVNIITGYGPTAGAAIARHMDVDKVAFTGSTEVGHLIQKAAGDSNLKRVTLELGGKSPSIVLADADMAHAVDQCHEALFFNMGQCCCAGSRTFVEESIYEEFLERTVEKAKQRKVGNPFELDTQQGPQVDKEQFERILGYIRAGQKEGAKLLCGGERFGDRGFFIKPTVFGDVQDDMKIAREEIFGPVQPLFKFKKIEEVIQRANNTRYGLAAAVFTRDLDKALYFSQALQAGTVWVNTYNIVTCHTPFGGFKESGNGRELGEDGLRAYTEVKTVTIKVPEKNS